Part of the Pseudomonas lijiangensis genome is shown below.
AAGAGGGCAATCGCCTGCCGAATGCGCCCATGCACACTGCCAGCCTGTACCTGACTCACCACCTCGCGCTGCCGGCTGAAACCGGCAAGTGGCATGTCGGTGCCGGTGCCCGATATGTAGGGGAGCGTCCGGGGGATAATGCCAACAGTTTCTGGATGGACAGCTACACCGTGGCCGATGCCTTTGTGCGCTGGGATCTGCCGACCCATGACTACAAGACCAGTCTGCAACTGAACATCGACAACCTGTTCAACAAGGAATACTACCCGGCCACAACCGGCAGCAGCTCGCTCCAGGTGGAAGAGGGCGCATTACGTACCGCCCGTGTGACGGCCAGCGTTACGTTCTGATGATATAGGCGGGCGCTTGCTATCAATGAAGCGCCTTCACAGTTTTTTTACATTGGGGCAGGTAATGTCGTAACTGCTCCTGAGAGAACTTTAAGCCCGCTCCCCCCCATCGCGGGCTTTTCTTTGTCTGGAATTTGGCATACGGTACGGGATGTCGTGTGGATCAGTGTCGATAGTCGGTGATCTGCAAGCAAAATCACTCCGCCAAAAGTCTTCGCTCACAGCGCCATACTCATTAACCCTCCCACCACACCGCTGCCTGTCACCACCAGCCATGGCGGTAGTTTCCAGAACATCAAGGCAACCAGCGCAACGAGGGCCAGAGCAAAGTCCTGCGGTGTGAGAATGGCGCTCGTCCATACCGGCTGGTAGAGAGCGGCCAGCAACAGACCGACCACCGCTGCATTGATGCCTGCCAGCGCTGCTTGCGTTCGGGGGCTACGGCGCAAGTGCTCCCAGAATGGCAAGGCTCCCATTACCAACAGGAAGGAGGGGGCAAAGATTGCCAACAGGGCGATCAGCCCGCCAGTCCAGCCGTTGGGTGCCTGGTTCAGTGAGGCTCCGAGAAACGCTGCAAAGGTGAACAACGGTCCCGGGATGGCCTGCACGGCACCGTAGCCCGCCAGGAATGTATCGTTATCGACCTTGCCTGACAGCACGACTTCGGCCTGCAACAGCGGCAACACCACATGTCCGCCTCCGAACACCAGTGAGCCGGTGCGGTAGAAGGCATCGATCAGTGAAAGTATCGGGTTCGGGAACAGGGCTGACAGCAATGGCAGACTCACGAGCAGGGCAATGAACAGCGTCAGCCAGAGCAGACCTGCACGGGGTCTGATGGGCATCGGCAATGGATCATGCGCTTCTCCTTGCGAAGGCTTGAACAGCAGCAGGCCAGTGATCGCTGCAGCGAAGATAACCCCCATCTGTCCCCAGGCTGTCGGCACCAGAAGCACCAGGCATGTGGCCACTGTCATGAGGGTGATGCGCGCAACGTCGCTACAGAGGTTGCGCGCCATCCCCCATACAGCTTGCGCGACGACTGCCACGGCCACCACTTTCAAGCCATGCAGTACACCGGCGGGCATTGCATTGCCGTAAGTCGCAATGCCTGTTGCAAACAGGATCATGGCAATGGCCGAAGGCAAGGTGAATCCCAACCAGGCAGCCAGCGCTCCGGTATATCCGCTACGGAACAGTCCCAGTGCCATTCCGGCCTGACTGCTCGCAGGACCTGGCAGACACTGGCACAGAGCAATCAGATCGGCGTAGCTGCGTTCGCTCAACCATTGTCGGCGTACCACGAACTCATCCCGGAAATACCCCAGATGGGCGATCGGGCCACCAAAAGAGGTCAGGCCCAGGCGCAGGAAAATCAGAAAAACAGCCCAGGGGCCAGTGTCGCTCTTGATACTGTCGGTCATGAGTGCTTCCGGGTATGTGACAGCGCTGTGGATTGCCAGCCAGGGTAT
Proteins encoded:
- the chrA gene encoding chromate efflux transporter, producing MTDSIKSDTGPWAVFLIFLRLGLTSFGGPIAHLGYFRDEFVVRRQWLSERSYADLIALCQCLPGPASSQAGMALGLFRSGYTGALAAWLGFTLPSAIAMILFATGIATYGNAMPAGVLHGLKVVAVAVVAQAVWGMARNLCSDVARITLMTVATCLVLLVPTAWGQMGVIFAAAITGLLLFKPSQGEAHDPLPMPIRPRAGLLWLTLFIALLVSLPLLSALFPNPILSLIDAFYRTGSLVFGGGHVVLPLLQAEVVLSGKVDNDTFLAGYGAVQAIPGPLFTFAAFLGASLNQAPNGWTGGLIALLAIFAPSFLLVMGALPFWEHLRRSPRTQAALAGINAAVVGLLLAALYQPVWTSAILTPQDFALALVALVALMFWKLPPWLVVTGSGVVGGLMSMAL